Genomic segment of Paenibacillus sp. FSL R5-0623:
TCATCTTTGCCCCGAGCTTCCGGTAATTGTCCGGTCAGGTCACCGTCCGCAATTTGTCCAGCGGCGTCTTTGAGTGTTCGAATACGCTTGGCGATCTGACGTGAAGTATACATATTAAACAGCATTACGGCGACGAGCAATACGATGGCTCCTACCAGAGCGGCTTGCCACGTTTGCTGAATGTCATGTTCCAAATCAACCGTATATTGATCATAACGATCCCGAGTCATCTCATCTAACGAATAGATATCATTCTGTATGCCCCGAACCCGAGTGCTGTAACGTTTCGCTTCCGCACTGTTCATCGCGCTCATCGCTTCGGTGGCTCCCTGGTTGAGAGCTTGTAATTTTGTCTCGATGGACTGAATAAGTTGTAACTGCTGATCTGTTTCGAGCAATCCGTCCGTAAGCTCCTGAATCATCGTTTGGCCTTCAGCCAGCAGGCGAAGTACGGCGTCCTGGTTTCCTGCTGTCATGGAGAACGAATAGACATCCAGCGCCTGCTGGGTCTGAATCTGATTGGCGTTCAGTTCACTAACCTTGAGCATGGCAGGTACCAGATTTTGATTTTTGGCATTCATACCGAGCAATTGCATGATAATATAAGCCACTAGCACAAGGCATAGAAGCAGTGAAATTAGAGCATTAAATATCAGTTTTCCCTGTAGTTTCATGAGCGTACCTCCTCGTATCCGATGGGTTATTGATCAAGCTTAATTTTGATTTGACCGGAAGAGATCTTTGCCTTCAGATCTTCGAAGGTTTGCTGTTGTTCATCACTGAGCGTGATATTATGTAGAGCAGTCAGACCCACGGCGTTCTCCGCCAGCCCCTCCACGATTTCCTTTTGAGGGAAGGTATGATTGTTTTCAACAAACGTGTTAACGGCATTATAGATAGAGACATCCACATTTTTCAGCATGGACGTAAGAATGGCCTTCTCCGCCAAAAAGAATTGATCGGTATCTACACCGATGGCGTATTTCCCTAATTTCTGAATCTCCGTCAGTGCGCCTACGCCTGTGAGACCGGCAGCAACGTAGATCACGTCAGCGCCCTTTTCCTGAATCATCTGTGCAGCCAGTTGTTCACCGAGATCAGCATCACCGAAGTCCCCTGCGTAGACGGCATCAACGGTTGCATCCGGCTTGACAGCCAGAACACCTTGTTTAAAACCCTGCTCGAAATTACGAAGGACAGGTATCTCTATTCCACCAAGGAAGCCAACATGATCTTCCGTTGAAGCCATAGCAGCAATAACGCCTGCCAGATAACTTCCTTCTTCCGCCCGGAATGAAATGGAGGCGATGTTAGGCAGTTCGGACTGACTGTCAATCATGAGGAACTGCTGGTCAGGATATTTGGCTGCAACTTTCTCCATATCCGCTTGGACAGCATCACTCAGGCCGATAACCAGATCGAATTTGGCTTCCGCAAACTCTTCAAATGCAGCTTCGGCATTGTCGCCCGGTTCACGATAGTCAAAGACAATGCTTTTCTCATTTCTGGCCTGAACCAGTCCATCAAAAGCAGCATCATTAAAAGAACGGTCACCCAGACCCACTTCCGTAAGCACGATTCCAACCTTTGTTCTTGTGTCTGTTGCCGTTGTTGTATTGTTGGCTGAACATGCCCCCAGGATCAGTACCGTCAGGATCATCATTAGGGTGAGACCTAGACCTGCGCGTCTGTTCTTGTTTGTTTTCATGTGTGGTACCCTCATTTCTGTAGTCGCATTTTTCTGTTTTGCATGGTTCCTTAGCTCCAGGGAATGACGTGTGCATGATGACACGTATGGTGAGGATTTCCCTTTATCTATATCGGTCAGAAAGGCACTGTGATTTATGGTATGTAGTGAAAATTTACGAAAAAATAAATATTTTCATGAATTACACATTATTTTTACATTTCTCTGGTTAAAAGGGTACATAAATAACTACAGTATGTTGTTTACTGATGTTAGAAGTCGAAAAAAAGGCACAAGAGAGATGACATGAATCATCTCTCTTGTGCCTTAGAATAACACCTTATACGGATGATAAGGGATCATCCTATTATAAAAATTACGCGAGTTTTACCAAGCCGCAATCGAGCCGTCCGCTCGGGTTTCCGTCCCCCCGCATAATACACCATTGTCCGGGTTGCGCCAGATGATCTGACCACGTCCAAACTGGGATGGATCAACTGCCACTTGAATATCATGTCCCTTGCGGGCGAGTGCCTGTGCAATGTGCTGTGGGAAACCGGGTTCCACGAGAATTGTTTTGCCCTTCGTCCACTGCCAGCGCGGAGAATCCAAGGCGGCCTGTGGGTTCAGATGATAATCGATCGTATTCATGACCACCTGCACATGACCCTGCGGTTGCATGAAACCACCCATGACACCGAATGGCCCCACCGCTTCGCTGCCGCGGGTGAGGAACCCCGGAATGATCGTGTGATACGTTCGTTTGCCTGGCTCCAGGGCATTTGCATGATTCGGGTCCAGTGAGAAATTATGTCCGCGATTCTGCAAAGCAATGCCTGTCCCCGGAACAACCAATCCAGACCCGAAGCCCATATAGTTACTCTGGATAAAGGAAACCATGTTACCTTCACCGTCCGCCGTAGCCAGGTAGACTGTTCCACTTGCACGTGGATCACCTGCCTCAGGTGCTCGTGCGGTATCAGCAATGAGTTTGCGCCGTTCTTCCGCGTATGCTTCGGACAGCAGTTCCTCCACCGTGATACCCATTTTGCGTTCTTCGGTAATATATTTCTCCCCATCGGCAAATGCCAGCTTCATGGCTTCAAGTTGCTGATGATATGCCTGAACAGATTCTTTCTCGTCGAATTCGTAACCCTTCAGCAGATTAAGCGCAGCGAGAGCGATCAGTCCTTGTCCATTCGGCGGAATCTCCCATACATCGTAACCACGATAGGAGACGGTGATGGGATCTACCCACTCGGGCTGGAATGCCGCCAGATCATCTTTGGTCAGATAACCACCGTGTTCTGCCATAAAGGAATGAATACGTTCAGCCAGTTCTCCTTTGTAAAAGTCTCGCGCTTCGCTCTCGCCAATCTGGCGCAAAGTCGCCGCATGATCCGGCGAGCGCCACATCTCTCCAGCTGCGGGAACACGCCCGCCTGGAGCAAATGTCTCAAACCACGCACGCCCTGCCTCCGCATCACCCTGGCGTGCATAGATCTCGGCTGCCCTTGCCCAGTGGCGGGCCAGCCCAGGCGCAAGCGGATAACCTTCCTCCGCATAGCGGATGGCCGGTTCCAGCGCTTCCGCCAGCGTGATCCGCCCAAAACGGCGGCTCAGCTCAGCCCAACCCGCCGGTGCGCCAGGCACCGTCACCGGAACAACCCCAAGCTTCGGCATCTCCGTATAGCCTGCCGCTTGAAGCGCCTCAATGGATATGCCCTGAGGCGCAGGGCCGCTGGCATTCAGGCCATGCAGTTTGCCCTCGGTCCAGACGAGGGCAAAAGCATCGCCTCCAATGCCATTGGACGTGGGCTCCAGCACCGTGAGTGCTGCCGCAGTTGCAATGGCGGCATCAATGGCATTGCCGCCTTTTTTCAATACATCCAGACCAGCTTGTGCAGCCAGTGGCTGAGACGTGGCGACCATGCCTTGTTTCGCATACACAGGCACGCGGTAAGAGGGGTACGGTTGGTAGAGTGGATCGAAGTTCATCAGGTTGTTCAGCTCCTTGTCGCAAGATGTCAGGCTCCGGTATAACCGGATCATACTCCTAACCCTCTTCGCAACCGGATAACCGATATCCTGCCACACCTGCCAAATCCAACCTGACATCAGCCTAGGTCGTTACCATATCGCCGCCATTTACATGAATGCATTCACCTGTGACGTAGGATGAATCGCGGGAAGCGAGATAAACGTAGGCTGCCGCCAGTTCGTAAGGCTGACCAGCCCGACCCATAGGCGTATCTGTTCCAAATACCTGTACATCCTCAGCGGAGAAACTGGCAGGGATGAGCGGTGTCCAGATGGGTCCCGGAGCGACAGAATTCACACGGATTCCCTGTGCAGCGAGCGATTGGGCGAGTACACGAGTCAGCGATACGACGGCTCCTTTGGTAGAAGAGTAGTCGATCAGCTGGGTATTGCCTTTATATGCCGTAATGGAAGCTGTATTGATGATGGAGGCACCTCTGCACAGATGGGGGAGAGCGGCCTGAATCAGAAAGAAATAGGCGAACACATTGGTCTGAAAGGTGTGATACAGCTGTTCTTCTGTAATATCAACGATACTTGGCTGCACATACTGTACGCCATGATTGTTGACCAGAATATCGATCTTCCCGTACGTTTCCATGGTTGTGCGGATGACGGCTTCACAGTTTTTCTTTAAGCGGAGATCAATCTCGATTAAGAGACAGCGCTGTCCGATTTCTTCGATCCGCTGGCGGGTCCTTTCGGCATCTGTCCGTTCATATAGATAAGCAATGACGATATCTGCCCCTTCCTTGGCAAAAGCGATGGCGGCCGCCCGGCCGATTCCACTGTCACCACCCGTAATAATGGCAACTTTACCTTGGAGTTTACAGCTGCCGATATAGGCAGGATCTTCACTAATCGGTTCAGGCACCATCAGAGTTTCCAGACCAGGTTGCTGGTCCTGATGCTGGGGTGGAAAGGCCAGTTTTTGCTCCTTGCATACCGTTTTCTCACCATAAAAAGGATAGACAGGATTCATTCGCTTTACATCCTCCTCGAACGTTCATTGATACGGATAACCTATGCATTCGCCCAGAAGAAGGTGCGGGAGGAAGTAGCAGAACGGTTGTTTTTATTGCACAGAATATACCATAATAAGGATAGATCCTTAAATCGATGGAGGTGTCAGGAGCCACATGAATATTCAGGGAATTAATCATTTGTGCTTTTCCGTATCCAATCTGGAGCGGGCCATTACCTTTTATGAGCAGGCTCTCGGTGCCCGAATTCAGGTGAAAGGACGCAAACTGGCTTATTTTGAGCTTGCCGGTCTGTGGATTGCCCTGAATCAGGAGGATGTTATTCGCAACTATACGGAACGAACCTATACCCATATTGCATTTACCGTTACAGAAGAGGAGTTCGACGCGTCTGTGCAGCAGCTGCGAGCAGCGGGTGCTGACATTCTTCCCGGAAGGCCAAGAGATCCGCGGGATGCATTATCTGTATATTTCACCGATCCGGATGGTCATCTGTTCGAACTGCATACAGGTACGATGAAGCAAAGGCTGGATTATTATCGCGAAGACAAGGCTCATATGACCTTTTATCCGTGAGTTCATGTGCAAATTGAGAAAATCTGGAATTATAACTCACATATCTATTGTCTAAACATTGGCATTACCTATAATATGGACAAAGGGTACCTTAATTTACCAATGTTAGATTCGTTGGTTCAATTCCAAGGAGGTTTGTCATGATTCAGTTCCCCAAACCGGATGTCGAGCAATATTTTCAGACGTACCGTATTTCGCATTTTGCCGTATCGGCAGACGAGAAACGTTTGTTCATGGACAGCAATCTGAACGGTCAGCCGAATATTTGGGCGATGGATTTGCCTGG
This window contains:
- a CDS encoding BMP family ABC transporter substrate-binding protein; amino-acid sequence: MKTNKNRRAGLGLTLMMILTVLILGACSANNTTTATDTRTKVGIVLTEVGLGDRSFNDAAFDGLVQARNEKSIVFDYREPGDNAEAAFEEFAEAKFDLVIGLSDAVQADMEKVAAKYPDQQFLMIDSQSELPNIASISFRAEEGSYLAGVIAAMASTEDHVGFLGGIEIPVLRNFEQGFKQGVLAVKPDATVDAVYAGDFGDADLGEQLAAQMIQEKGADVIYVAAGLTGVGALTEIQKLGKYAIGVDTDQFFLAEKAILTSMLKNVDVSIYNAVNTFVENNHTFPQKEIVEGLAENAVGLTALHNITLSDEQQQTFEDLKAKISSGQIKIKLDQ
- a CDS encoding gamma-glutamyltransferase family protein, whose amino-acid sequence is MNFDPLYQPYPSYRVPVYAKQGMVATSQPLAAQAGLDVLKKGGNAIDAAIATAAALTVLEPTSNGIGGDAFALVWTEGKLHGLNASGPAPQGISIEALQAAGYTEMPKLGVVPVTVPGAPAGWAELSRRFGRITLAEALEPAIRYAEEGYPLAPGLARHWARAAEIYARQGDAEAGRAWFETFAPGGRVPAAGEMWRSPDHAATLRQIGESEARDFYKGELAERIHSFMAEHGGYLTKDDLAAFQPEWVDPITVSYRGYDVWEIPPNGQGLIALAALNLLKGYEFDEKESVQAYHQQLEAMKLAFADGEKYITEERKMGITVEELLSEAYAEERRKLIADTARAPEAGDPRASGTVYLATADGEGNMVSFIQSNYMGFGSGLVVPGTGIALQNRGHNFSLDPNHANALEPGKRTYHTIIPGFLTRGSEAVGPFGVMGGFMQPQGHVQVVMNTIDYHLNPQAALDSPRWQWTKGKTILVEPGFPQHIAQALARKGHDIQVAVDPSQFGRGQIIWRNPDNGVLCGGTETRADGSIAAW
- a CDS encoding glucose 1-dehydrogenase codes for the protein MNPVYPFYGEKTVCKEQKLAFPPQHQDQQPGLETLMVPEPISEDPAYIGSCKLQGKVAIITGGDSGIGRAAAIAFAKEGADIVIAYLYERTDAERTRQRIEEIGQRCLLIEIDLRLKKNCEAVIRTTMETYGKIDILVNNHGVQYVQPSIVDITEEQLYHTFQTNVFAYFFLIQAALPHLCRGASIINTASITAYKGNTQLIDYSSTKGAVVSLTRVLAQSLAAQGIRVNSVAPGPIWTPLIPASFSAEDVQVFGTDTPMGRAGQPYELAAAYVYLASRDSSYVTGECIHVNGGDMVTT
- the fosB gene encoding metallothiol transferase FosB, whose translation is MNIQGINHLCFSVSNLERAITFYEQALGARIQVKGRKLAYFELAGLWIALNQEDVIRNYTERTYTHIAFTVTEEEFDASVQQLRAAGADILPGRPRDPRDALSVYFTDPDGHLFELHTGTMKQRLDYYREDKAHMTFYP